One genomic segment of Musa acuminata AAA Group cultivar baxijiao chromosome BXJ3-3, Cavendish_Baxijiao_AAA, whole genome shotgun sequence includes these proteins:
- the LOC103979680 gene encoding bidirectional sugar transporter SWEET4-like isoform X1: MNVCHWPWGLEISPRCCVVLLGKMVVSADTIRTAVGIMGNATALVLFFSPAPTFCRIWKSRSVEQFPATPYLATLLNCMMWVLYGLPMVHPHSTLVLTINGSGLVIELIYVLVFLGCSHGDQRLRVLLVLLLEIAFVGAVGALILTLVHSHERRSLIAGVLCVIFGAAMYAAPLAAMRQVIRTRSVEFMPLPLSLASFVNGLCWTTYATIRFDLFITIPNGLGVAFAVAQLALHAVYHGSTARQKKGGRREAEIGLVKPNGRSLEEEVVAKGIRVESGVISVEETNKSSMGTNKNLEV, encoded by the exons ATGAACGTTTGCCATTGGCCTTGGGGTTTGGAGATATCACCACGGTGTTGTGTTGTTCTTCTCGGGAAGATGGTGGTTTCAGCGGACACCATCCGCACGGCTGTTGGCATCATGG GGAACGCCACCGCTCTGGTGCTCTTCTTCTCGCCAGC TCCGACGTTTTGTAGGATATGGAAGAGTAGAAGCGTGGAGCAATTCCCGGCCACCCCGTACCTGGCAACCCTACTCAACTGCATGATGTGGGTGCTGTACGGGCTGCCCATGGTGCACCCCCATAGCACCTTGGTTCTCACCATCAATGGCTCGGGCCTTGTCATCGAGCTTATTTACGTGCTCGTCTTCCTTGGCTGCTCCCACGGAGACCAGCGGCTTCGTGTGTTGTTGGTGCTGCTACTCGAGATTGCTTTCGTGGGTGCAGTGGGTGCCCTCATCCTCACTCTTGTCCACAGCCACGAGCGCCGGTCGTTGATAGCTGGAGTGCTCTGCGTCATATTTGGGGCCGCCATGTACGCCGCTCCCTTGGCTGCCATG AGACAGGTGATACGGACAAGGAGCGTGGAGTTCATGCCTCTCCCCCTTTCACTGGCCTCTTTCGTCAATGGCCTTTGTTGGACCACCTACGCCACCATCCGCTTTGACCTCTTCATCACC ATACCGAATGGCTTGGGAGTGGCGTTTGCAGTCGCTCAGCTCGCATTACACGCGGTGTACCACGGATCAACTGCACGGCAAAAGAAAGGAGGGAGAAGGGAAGCAGAGATCGGGCTGGTGAAGCCAAACGGAAGAAGCttagaagaggaggtggtggcaaAAGGGATACGAGTTGAAAGCGGGGTGATATCAGTCGAAGAGACCAACAAATCCTCCATGGGGACGAACAAGAATCTTGAGGTATGA
- the LOC103979680 gene encoding bidirectional sugar transporter SWEET4-like isoform X2 — protein MNVCHWPWGLEISPRCCVVLLGKMVVSADTIRTAVGIMGNATALVLFFSPAIWKSRSVEQFPATPYLATLLNCMMWVLYGLPMVHPHSTLVLTINGSGLVIELIYVLVFLGCSHGDQRLRVLLVLLLEIAFVGAVGALILTLVHSHERRSLIAGVLCVIFGAAMYAAPLAAMRQVIRTRSVEFMPLPLSLASFVNGLCWTTYATIRFDLFITIPNGLGVAFAVAQLALHAVYHGSTARQKKGGRREAEIGLVKPNGRSLEEEVVAKGIRVESGVISVEETNKSSMGTNKNLEV, from the exons ATGAACGTTTGCCATTGGCCTTGGGGTTTGGAGATATCACCACGGTGTTGTGTTGTTCTTCTCGGGAAGATGGTGGTTTCAGCGGACACCATCCGCACGGCTGTTGGCATCATGG GGAACGCCACCGCTCTGGTGCTCTTCTTCTCGCCAGC GATATGGAAGAGTAGAAGCGTGGAGCAATTCCCGGCCACCCCGTACCTGGCAACCCTACTCAACTGCATGATGTGGGTGCTGTACGGGCTGCCCATGGTGCACCCCCATAGCACCTTGGTTCTCACCATCAATGGCTCGGGCCTTGTCATCGAGCTTATTTACGTGCTCGTCTTCCTTGGCTGCTCCCACGGAGACCAGCGGCTTCGTGTGTTGTTGGTGCTGCTACTCGAGATTGCTTTCGTGGGTGCAGTGGGTGCCCTCATCCTCACTCTTGTCCACAGCCACGAGCGCCGGTCGTTGATAGCTGGAGTGCTCTGCGTCATATTTGGGGCCGCCATGTACGCCGCTCCCTTGGCTGCCATG AGACAGGTGATACGGACAAGGAGCGTGGAGTTCATGCCTCTCCCCCTTTCACTGGCCTCTTTCGTCAATGGCCTTTGTTGGACCACCTACGCCACCATCCGCTTTGACCTCTTCATCACC ATACCGAATGGCTTGGGAGTGGCGTTTGCAGTCGCTCAGCTCGCATTACACGCGGTGTACCACGGATCAACTGCACGGCAAAAGAAAGGAGGGAGAAGGGAAGCAGAGATCGGGCTGGTGAAGCCAAACGGAAGAAGCttagaagaggaggtggtggcaaAAGGGATACGAGTTGAAAGCGGGGTGATATCAGTCGAAGAGACCAACAAATCCTCCATGGGGACGAACAAGAATCTTGAGGTATGA